From Macaca mulatta isolate MMU2019108-1 chromosome 3, T2T-MMU8v2.0, whole genome shotgun sequence, the proteins below share one genomic window:
- the ZNF775 gene encoding zinc finger protein 775 isoform X1 produces the protein MEGGLAGDRTGAGLVMKVKQEKPERLLQILAPQVMLAEKDKENIFQQHPGLPPCQTMGRPRALGGQEESGSPRWAPPTEHDAGLAGRAPGSASGPLSPSLSAGEGHFVCLDCGKRFSWWSSLKIHQRTHTGEKPYLCGKCGKSFSQKPNLARHQRHHTGERPFCCPECARRFSQKQHLLKHQKTHSRPATHSCPECERCFRHQVGLRIHQRAHARDRQGSRAGLHELLRDAAARRACRLRPGPPRGRPEWAWLGLCQGWWGQPGARTAVSGPSGPGEPRQFICNECGKSFTWWSSLNIHQRIHTGERPYACPECGRRFSQKPNLTRHLRNHTGERPHPCPHCGRGFRQKQHLLKHLRTHLPGAQAAPCPSCGKSCRSRAALRAHQRAHAAAEPAVPAGEPGDQLQAEAIPGLAARPRSSQRSPGARDALWGRGRAGLTGPGEPRQFICNECGKSFSWWSALTIHQRIHTGERPYPCPECGRRFSQKPNLTRHRRNHTGERPYLCPACGRGFSQKQHLLKHQRVHRAAPACSPKEEAR, from the exons ATGGAGGGTGGCCTGGCTGGTGACCGCACAG GAGCTGGGCTGGTGATGAAGGTCAAGCAGGAGAAGCCGGAGCGGCTGCTGCAGATACTGGCACCGCAGGTTATGCTTGCGGAGAAGGACAAGGAGAACATCTTCCAGCAGCACCCGGGCCTCCCGCCATGCCAGACCATGGGGCGGCCTCGAGCCCTGGGGGGACAGGAGGAGtctgggagtccaaggtgggcccCTCCCACTGAGCATGATGCGGGGCTGGCAGGCCGGGCTCCCGGGTCAGCCTCCGGTCCCCTGAGCCCCTCGCTTTCCGCCGGCGAGGGTCACTTTGTGTGCCTGGACTGCGGGAAGAGGTTCAGCTGGTGGTCGTCCCTGAAAATCCACCAGCGCACCCACACCGGGGAGAAGCCGTACCTCTGCGGCAAGTGTGGCAAGAGCTTCAGCCAGAAGCCGAACCTGGCGCGCCACCAGCGGCACCACACTGGTGAGCGACCCTTCTGCTGCCCCGAGTGCGCGCGGCGCTTCAGCCAGAAGCAGCACCTGCTGAAGCACCAGAAGACCCACTCCCGGCCCGCCACCCACTCGTGCCCCGAGTGCGAGCGTTGCTTCCGTCACCAGGTGGGCCTCCGCATCCACCAGCGCGCGCACGCCCGGGACCGCCAGGGCTCCCGCGCCGGCCTGCACGAGCTGCTTCGGGACGCGGCGGCGCGCAGGGCCTGTCGCCTGCGGCCGGGGCCGCCGCGGGGGCGCCCCGAGTGGGCCTGGCTGGGGCTCTGCCAGGGCTGGTGGGGCCAGCCTGGGGCCCGGACCGCGGTCTCCGGCCCCTCGGGGCCGGGCGAGCCGCGCCAGTTCATCTGCAACGAGTGTGGCAAGAGCTTCACCTGGTGGTCGTCGCTGAACATCCACCAGCGCATCCACACTGGCGAGCGGCCCTATGCGTGCCCCGAGTGCGGCCGCCGCTTCAGCCAGAAGCCCAACCTGACAAGGCACCTGCGCAACCACACGGGCGAGCGCCCGCACCCCTGCCCGCACTGCGGCCGCGGCTTCCGCCAGAAGCAGCACCTGCTCAAGCACCTGCGCACGCACCTGCCTGGCGCCCAGGCCGCGCCCTGCCCCAGCTGCGGTAAAAGCTGCCGCAGCCGCGCCGCACTGCGCGCCCACCAGCGCGCCCACGCTGCCGCTGAGCCCGCCGTTCCGGCCGGGGAACCGGGTGACCAGCTGCAGGCCGAGGCCATCCCAGGCTTGGCCGCGCGGCCGCGGAGCTCCCAACGGTCCCCAGGGGCCCGGGACGCGCTGTGGGGCCGGGGACGCGCGGGCCTCACCGGGCCTGGCGAGCCGCGCCAGTTCATCTGCAACGAGTGCGGCAAGAGCTTCTCGTGGTGGTCGGCGCTCACCATCCACCAGCGCATCCACACTGGCGAGCGGCCCTACCCGTGCCCCGAGTGCGGCCGCCGCTTCAGCCAGAAGCCCAATCTGACGCGGCACCGGCGCAACCACACAGGCGAGCGGCCCTACCTGTGTCCCGCCTGCGGCCGCGGCTTCAGCCAGAAGCAGCATCTGCTCAAGCACCAGCGTGTACATCGCGCGGCCCCTGCATGCAGCCCCAAGGAGGAGGCGCGCTAG
- the ZNF775 gene encoding zinc finger protein 775 isoform X2, producing the protein MKVKQEKPERLLQILAPQVMLAEKDKENIFQQHPGLPPCQTMGRPRALGGQEESGSPRWAPPTEHDAGLAGRAPGSASGPLSPSLSAGEGHFVCLDCGKRFSWWSSLKIHQRTHTGEKPYLCGKCGKSFSQKPNLARHQRHHTGERPFCCPECARRFSQKQHLLKHQKTHSRPATHSCPECERCFRHQVGLRIHQRAHARDRQGSRAGLHELLRDAAARRACRLRPGPPRGRPEWAWLGLCQGWWGQPGARTAVSGPSGPGEPRQFICNECGKSFTWWSSLNIHQRIHTGERPYACPECGRRFSQKPNLTRHLRNHTGERPHPCPHCGRGFRQKQHLLKHLRTHLPGAQAAPCPSCGKSCRSRAALRAHQRAHAAAEPAVPAGEPGDQLQAEAIPGLAARPRSSQRSPGARDALWGRGRAGLTGPGEPRQFICNECGKSFSWWSALTIHQRIHTGERPYPCPECGRRFSQKPNLTRHRRNHTGERPYLCPACGRGFSQKQHLLKHQRVHRAAPACSPKEEAR; encoded by the coding sequence ATGAAGGTCAAGCAGGAGAAGCCGGAGCGGCTGCTGCAGATACTGGCACCGCAGGTTATGCTTGCGGAGAAGGACAAGGAGAACATCTTCCAGCAGCACCCGGGCCTCCCGCCATGCCAGACCATGGGGCGGCCTCGAGCCCTGGGGGGACAGGAGGAGtctgggagtccaaggtgggcccCTCCCACTGAGCATGATGCGGGGCTGGCAGGCCGGGCTCCCGGGTCAGCCTCCGGTCCCCTGAGCCCCTCGCTTTCCGCCGGCGAGGGTCACTTTGTGTGCCTGGACTGCGGGAAGAGGTTCAGCTGGTGGTCGTCCCTGAAAATCCACCAGCGCACCCACACCGGGGAGAAGCCGTACCTCTGCGGCAAGTGTGGCAAGAGCTTCAGCCAGAAGCCGAACCTGGCGCGCCACCAGCGGCACCACACTGGTGAGCGACCCTTCTGCTGCCCCGAGTGCGCGCGGCGCTTCAGCCAGAAGCAGCACCTGCTGAAGCACCAGAAGACCCACTCCCGGCCCGCCACCCACTCGTGCCCCGAGTGCGAGCGTTGCTTCCGTCACCAGGTGGGCCTCCGCATCCACCAGCGCGCGCACGCCCGGGACCGCCAGGGCTCCCGCGCCGGCCTGCACGAGCTGCTTCGGGACGCGGCGGCGCGCAGGGCCTGTCGCCTGCGGCCGGGGCCGCCGCGGGGGCGCCCCGAGTGGGCCTGGCTGGGGCTCTGCCAGGGCTGGTGGGGCCAGCCTGGGGCCCGGACCGCGGTCTCCGGCCCCTCGGGGCCGGGCGAGCCGCGCCAGTTCATCTGCAACGAGTGTGGCAAGAGCTTCACCTGGTGGTCGTCGCTGAACATCCACCAGCGCATCCACACTGGCGAGCGGCCCTATGCGTGCCCCGAGTGCGGCCGCCGCTTCAGCCAGAAGCCCAACCTGACAAGGCACCTGCGCAACCACACGGGCGAGCGCCCGCACCCCTGCCCGCACTGCGGCCGCGGCTTCCGCCAGAAGCAGCACCTGCTCAAGCACCTGCGCACGCACCTGCCTGGCGCCCAGGCCGCGCCCTGCCCCAGCTGCGGTAAAAGCTGCCGCAGCCGCGCCGCACTGCGCGCCCACCAGCGCGCCCACGCTGCCGCTGAGCCCGCCGTTCCGGCCGGGGAACCGGGTGACCAGCTGCAGGCCGAGGCCATCCCAGGCTTGGCCGCGCGGCCGCGGAGCTCCCAACGGTCCCCAGGGGCCCGGGACGCGCTGTGGGGCCGGGGACGCGCGGGCCTCACCGGGCCTGGCGAGCCGCGCCAGTTCATCTGCAACGAGTGCGGCAAGAGCTTCTCGTGGTGGTCGGCGCTCACCATCCACCAGCGCATCCACACTGGCGAGCGGCCCTACCCGTGCCCCGAGTGCGGCCGCCGCTTCAGCCAGAAGCCCAATCTGACGCGGCACCGGCGCAACCACACAGGCGAGCGGCCCTACCTGTGTCCCGCCTGCGGCCGCGGCTTCAGCCAGAAGCAGCATCTGCTCAAGCACCAGCGTGTACATCGCGCGGCCCCTGCATGCAGCCCCAAGGAGGAGGCGCGCTAG
- the LOC713120 gene encoding uncharacterized protein LOC713120 isoform X1, with translation MSGSADRTFRPRNRPPHGRRSGAGAALAASFSASRAAGELDLPASRGCCAAAATPATAALQRRRRAREAAPCESARGRAGAAARGYRIYRGQSRTLEGGSLRARYRICWVPRRSFPGVGAPRLNYGLVIAAGSAHDRAGVLRGRVPCGGRGGGSGGRARPGHPPPCGGAAVPLPAVRPDLLAAAQPGAAPEGTRRVGPRGCLRVPRVRQGLQRQAQPRGAPAHAHRGAALSLPRVRPLLQSQAEPAHAPAYPQRREAAPVCAVRPLLPRVALPAQPPAHPRAHARAPPAPPRRFRGAAALLLPPLRQELRARGLAQDPSAQPRPRARGPGGPLRTRAMMRPGPAADCCFLPRTCVPDPWRWPWAAAPSLDGIPGEGQRWLGLLKVWAAARLRPPPCVPPSGPSGWLRTAASVSCHGSPSLAHPA, from the exons ATGTCTGGATCGGCGGATCGGACGTTCAGGCCCAGGAACCGGCCCCCGCATGGTCGCCGCTCAGGCGCGGGCGCAGCGCTAGCAGCCTCGTTTTCCGCCAGCCGGGCTGCCGGAGAGTTAGACCTCCCAGCCTCACGGGGCTGCTGTGCGGCTGCAGCGACGCCGGCGACTGCGGCGCTGCAGCGGAGACGGAGGGCTCGGGAGGCGGCGCCATGTGAGTCCGCGCGGGGCCGCGCTGGGGCCGCGGCGAGAGGTTACCGTATTTACCGAGGCCAGAGCCGGACCCTCGAGGGCGGGTCACTGCGGGCGCGCTACCGTATTTGCTGGGTCCCGCGCAGGTCCTTTCCGGGAGTGGGAGCGCCGCGACTTAATTAC GGACTGGTGATTGCAGCTGGAAGTGCCCATGACCGAGCTGGCGTCCTCCGGGGGCGGGTCCCCTGCGGGGGACGGGGAGGAGGGTCTGGGGGACGAGCGAGGCCTGGTCATCCACCACCCTGCGGAGGAGCAGCCGTACCGCTGCCTGCTGTGCGGCCAGACCTTCTCGCAGCAGCCCAGCCTGGTGCGGCACCAGAAGGCACACGCCGGGTCGGGCCGCGCGGCTGCCTTCGTGTGCCCCGAGTGCGGCAAGGCCTTCAGCGTCAAGCACAACCTCGAGGTGCACCAGCGCACGCACACCGGGGAGCGGCCCTTTCCCTGCCCCGAGTGCGGCCGCTGCTTCAGTCTCAAGCAGAACCTGCTCACGCACCAGCGTATCCACAGCGGCGAGAAGCCGCACCAGTGTGCGCAGTGCGGCCGCTGCTTCCGCGAGTCGCGCTTCCTGCTCAACCACCAGCGCACCCACGCGCGCATGCCCGCGCCCCACCCGCGCCGCCCCGGCGTTTTCGGGGAGCGGCGGCCCTACTTCTGCCCCCGCTGCGGCAAGAGCTTCGCGCGCGAGGGCTCGCTCAAGACCCATCAGCGCAGCCACGGCCACGGGCCCGAGGGCCAGGCGGCCCACTTAGGACGCGTGCTATGATGCGCCCGGGGCCTGCTGCCGACTGCTGCTTCCTGCCCCGCACGTGCGTCCCCGACCCCTGGAGATGGCCCTGGGCCGCAGCTCCCTCTCTGGATGGGATCCCGGGAGAGGGGCAGCGTTGGCTTGGGCTCTTGAAGGTGTGGGCCGCCGCCAGGCTCCGGCCGCCCCCTTGCGTTCCTCCCTCGGGACCGTCTGGCTGGCTGCGCACAGCTGCTTCGGTCTCCTGCCATGGTTCTCCTTCTCTGGCCCATCCGGCCTAG
- the LOC713120 gene encoding uncharacterized protein LOC713120 isoform X2, with protein sequence MTELASSGGGSPAGDGEEGLGDERGLVIHHPAEEQPYRCLLCGQTFSQQPSLVRHQKAHAGSGRAAAFVCPECGKAFSVKHNLEVHQRTHTGERPFPCPECGRCFSLKQNLLTHQRIHSGEKPHQCAQCGRCFRESRFLLNHQRTHARMPAPHPRRPGVFGERRPYFCPRCGKSFAREGSLKTHQRSHGHGPEGQAAHLGRVL encoded by the coding sequence ATGACCGAGCTGGCGTCCTCCGGGGGCGGGTCCCCTGCGGGGGACGGGGAGGAGGGTCTGGGGGACGAGCGAGGCCTGGTCATCCACCACCCTGCGGAGGAGCAGCCGTACCGCTGCCTGCTGTGCGGCCAGACCTTCTCGCAGCAGCCCAGCCTGGTGCGGCACCAGAAGGCACACGCCGGGTCGGGCCGCGCGGCTGCCTTCGTGTGCCCCGAGTGCGGCAAGGCCTTCAGCGTCAAGCACAACCTCGAGGTGCACCAGCGCACGCACACCGGGGAGCGGCCCTTTCCCTGCCCCGAGTGCGGCCGCTGCTTCAGTCTCAAGCAGAACCTGCTCACGCACCAGCGTATCCACAGCGGCGAGAAGCCGCACCAGTGTGCGCAGTGCGGCCGCTGCTTCCGCGAGTCGCGCTTCCTGCTCAACCACCAGCGCACCCACGCGCGCATGCCCGCGCCCCACCCGCGCCGCCCCGGCGTTTTCGGGGAGCGGCGGCCCTACTTCTGCCCCCGCTGCGGCAAGAGCTTCGCGCGCGAGGGCTCGCTCAAGACCCATCAGCGCAGCCACGGCCACGGGCCCGAGGGCCAGGCGGCCCACTTAGGACGCGTGCTATGA